ATGGTCGATCAGCCACTCCTGATATTTCCCCATCCGAAAGAAGTAGTTCTGCTCTTTAATAAAGGTGGGGACCGTCTGGTGATCCGGGCATTTGCCCGCTTCGAGCTCCTTTTCCGTATAGAACCGCTCGCAGCCGTAGCAGTAATGCCCGCCGTACTCGCCGAAATAGATATCTCCGGCACCGTAGATCTGTTGCAGGAACCGCTGAACGGCACGCTTGTGCGGCTCGCTGGTCGTCCGAATAAACTGATTCGGCGTAAGCCCCAGCCGCGTCCAGGTCTCCCGGAAGATCCCGCTGATCCGGTCGGTATAGGCCTGCGGGCTCTCACCGGCCTGCGCCGCCGCCTGGACGATCTTGTCGCCGTGCTCGTCGGTGCCGGTGAGGAAATAGACCTGCTCAGGTCCCAGCCGAAGCCTCTGAAAACGAGCCATCGCGTCGGCCAGGATCGTGGTATAGGCGTGCCCCAGGTGCGGGGTCGCGTTGACGTAGTAGATCGGGGTGGTCAGATAGAAGGTCTGATCGCTCATGAGTGGGTAGGATCTGCCTCGGGGCCGACCCCTCGGCCACCGCTGGGGCAGCCTCCGCCGCCGCAACCGCCTCTCGGTCCGTCCTCGTCCAGTGGTGGGCCGACATGAATCAGATCGGCGGCCTTGACGGTGATCTGCGCCCCGTCTTCCAGTTCGATGACCACCGTTTCGGCCAGCAGGTTCCGTGTCTTTACAATCCCGATCCCCTCTGGCGCCTCGGCCGGGGAGCCGATCTTGGGCAGACGCCGCTTGACCTCCTCATACATCGAGTGCTCGTAGCGAAGGCAGCACTTGAGCCGTCCGCACATCCCCGCCAGCTTGCTCGGATTAAGGGGGAGGTTCTGATCCTTGGCCATCCGGACCGAAATCGGCTCATACTCCTTCAAAAAGGTCTTGCAGCACAGCTCCCGGCCGCACGGCCCGACGCATCCTAATTTGCTGCCGACGTCCCGGGCCCGGATCTGTCGCATCTCGATGCGGGTATGCAGGTGCTGCGCCAGGTCCTTCACCAACTCGCGGAAGTCGATCCGATCGTCGGCGTAGAAATAAAATGTCACCCGGCTGCGGTCGAAGCTCGCCTTCACATCGACCAGCTTCATCGGCAACCCGAACTCCGTGATCTTTCGTGAGCAGAACGCGCGTCCATCCGTTTCCAGACGCCTGATGCGTTCCTCGTTGGCGCGGTCCCGTGCCGTGGCTATGCGGATGACGGCCGGCAGCGGCTCGGTGATCTTCTGATCAGGAAAGAGCGGGAAGGTGGAGAAGACACGGCCCAGCCCCTGCCCCCACTTCGTTTCGACCACCACCTGATCACCGGGTTGCAGTGTGACCCCTCGTGGATCGTAATGTTGATCCTGATATTCGGTCTCGCCCAGGTTGATACGTACCGTTTTCATACTGATACCGACAATAGGGTTGACGGAAGCAGCTCCCGCAGTCGGAGCAGCAGATCCTCCATTGACAGGCGCGGGTTCGCGTTGCGGGTTATATTCTCCATGGCGGCATGAACCGCGCGAAGTCCGTCCAGAACGGCATTCAGGGAGATGCTCTTCGCCTGTCCGGCGATGGCCTCGCCGCGGTCATCGTTGACAAGCCATCTGGTATGTCCCGAAGCCTTCACGACCATCAGATCACGCAGCCACGCCGACAGGATTTCCAACTGCTGTTGAAGCGTGTCCCGATCTTTCGCCAGCTTTTCGGCCAGTTCTACCAGGGCGGCCGGCCCTTCGCCGAGCCCTCGACCAATCCCCTCGAGCAACCGATCCCTCGTCGCCGGGAGCGACGCCACCTCCGGGCTCAAGGCCCGATCGATGCTCCCACGGCTTAAGGAGGCAATCAGCCGCGCCTGCGACGGCTCCATCCCCTGTCTCCTCAACACGGTCTCGATCTCCCCGTGCGGCAGCGGGGTAAAGGTGACGGACTGACACCGGGAGACGATGGTGGGAAGCAGGGCCGCGACGGCGCTTGTCAGCAAGATGAACACGGTATCTTTGGCCGGCTCCTCCAGAGTCTTGAGCAGGGCGTTGGCCGCCTGCTCCGTCATGCGCTCGGCGCTGTCGAGAATAAAGACCTTCCACGGCGCCTCATATGGAACCAGGGCGGCGTCGGCCTCCAGGGTCCGGATCTGCTCGATCTTGATAAACGCGCCGTCCGGTTCGATCACCTGGACGTCGGGATGCTGTCCGGCGGCAATGTTACGACAGGACCGGCACGCCCCGCAGGCATCGTGAGGCGTAAGGCGTAAGGCGTGAGGGGACTCGGGGGGTTGGGGGTTGGGGGTTGGGGGTTGGGCCGCCTCTTCACAGTTCAGCGCCTGGGCGAAGGCGAGCGCGGCGGCGCAATTGCCGACACCGGCCGGCCCACTGAACAGATAGGCGTGCGCGATCCGCCCGGTCGCCAGCGCCCGCTGCAGGAACCCGATAGCCCGCGTCTGGCCTACGACATCATGAAACGGCATCGTTGCACCGATGTGAGCCGAATAAACCGATTCCACACAATAGCCTCAATCTCGATCGCATCCAAGCCCGCATCGATCACGATCACTCGATCCGCATTTTCCGCAGCCAACGTCAGGTAGCCGTCTCTGACCCGCCGGTGAAAGTCCAGCGGCTCGGCCTCGATCCGGTCCCAAGACAACGATGCTGCGCCCAGTCCTATCGGCTTCTCTGGGG
Above is a genomic segment from Candidatus Methylomirabilota bacterium containing:
- a CDS encoding stage 0 sporulation protein — encoded protein: MKTVRINLGETEYQDQHYDPRGVTLQPGDQVVVETKWGQGLGRVFSTFPLFPDQKITEPLPAVIRIATARDRANEERIRRLETDGRAFCSRKITEFGLPMKLVDVKASFDRSRVTFYFYADDRIDFRELVKDLAQHLHTRIEMRQIRARDVGSKLGCVGPCGRELCCKTFLKEYEPISVRMAKDQNLPLNPSKLAGMCGRLKCCLRYEHSMYEEVKRRLPKIGSPAEAPEGIGIVKTRNLLAETVVIELEDGAQITVKAADLIHVGPPLDEDGPRGGCGGGGCPSGGRGVGPEADPTHS
- the holB gene encoding DNA polymerase III subunit delta', coding for MPFHDVVGQTRAIGFLQRALATGRIAHAYLFSGPAGVGNCAAALAFAQALNCEEAAQPPTPNPQPPESPHALRLTPHDACGACRSCRNIAAGQHPDVQVIEPDGAFIKIEQIRTLEADAALVPYEAPWKVFILDSAERMTEQAANALLKTLEEPAKDTVFILLTSAVAALLPTIVSRCQSVTFTPLPHGEIETVLRRQGMEPSQARLIASLSRGSIDRALSPEVASLPATRDRLLEGIGRGLGEGPAALVELAEKLAKDRDTLQQQLEILSAWLRDLMVVKASGHTRWLVNDDRGEAIAGQAKSISLNAVLDGLRAVHAAMENITRNANPRLSMEDLLLRLRELLPSTLLSVSV